Proteins encoded within one genomic window of Polaribacter sp. NJDZ03:
- a CDS encoding nucleotide pyrophosphohydrolase, producing MSDIKEITDALLKFRDERDWEQFHNPKDLALAINIEAGELLEEFLWKSYQDAKKDRVKEELSDVFAYAFLLAEKFDFDVKEIVLDKIKSNGKKYPIDKAKGTAKKYSDL from the coding sequence ATGTCAGATATTAAAGAAATAACTGATGCACTTTTAAAGTTTAGGGATGAAAGAGATTGGGAACAATTTCATAATCCAAAAGATTTAGCATTAGCTATAAATATTGAAGCTGGGGAGCTTTTAGAAGAGTTCTTATGGAAGAGCTATCAAGATGCAAAAAAAGATAGGGTAAAAGAAGAATTGTCAGATGTCTTTGCCTATGCTTTTTTACTTGCTGAAAAATTTGATTTTGATGTTAAAGAAATAGTTCTTGATAAAATAAAAAGTAACGGAAAAAAATACCCAATTGATAAAGCAAAAGGAACTGCTAAAAAGTATAGTGATCTATGA
- a CDS encoding DNA/RNA helicase domain-containing protein, which yields MNLSFELSVEVSERYDFNKKSLDKINENPWVKNQWPLVYFIQNEGKRVAYVGESTNFSNRIKNHLANPKKANAFNQISIIGSDKFNKSATLDIESKLIQYISSEGTYELHNGNHGLINHNYYQQDLYKNLFKDIWGKLIENKIVSKSLEEIENTELFKYSPYKSLNEDQYNSVLEIIEALTKKKSSKIFIKGSAGTGKTILATYLIKLLGSDISDTNMDDFSDNEIQEINLLRAYKIKYPKAEIGFVVAMSSLRKTLQNVFRKIPELKSSMIISPSDTFRKKYDLLIIDEAHRLRQYKNIGWMGVFKKNNQKLGLDNTGTELDWIIANSTNQIFFYDSAQSVKPSDIPSSHFDKLLNEPNTIEIELKSQMRSNGGNDYITFVDDLLNIKRENKSFYTPEKYDIVVFDSMKDMYEQLSIKEEKYGLCRLVAGYSWPWLSDPKKKTDQDLNAIDIAIDGVELQWNKTDKDWINSEDSFRQVGCIHTTQGYDLNYTGVIFGEEISFNKSTRVIEIDKAKYFDKNGKRGLDNIEELKAYIINIYKTIMFRGIKGVYIYACDKDLREYFKEHISSYKSESKLRTLPFIDVKPFVNAVPIFDIYAAAGGFSELQIQTEYENYDWVELPINISARKDYFVCQIIGESMNKKIENGSWCLFKKDPGGSREGKIVLVEHYNIQDADFGSGLTIKSYHSVKSISEESWSHKSITLKPLSFDSTFEDIVLDGNEISELKVIGEFVTILDI from the coding sequence ATGAATTTATCCTTTGAGTTATCAGTGGAAGTTTCTGAACGATATGATTTCAATAAAAAATCGTTAGATAAAATAAATGAAAATCCTTGGGTGAAAAACCAATGGCCTCTAGTCTATTTTATACAGAATGAAGGAAAACGAGTTGCTTATGTAGGTGAATCAACAAATTTTTCAAACCGAATTAAAAATCATTTAGCAAATCCTAAAAAAGCTAATGCATTCAATCAAATATCAATAATTGGTTCTGATAAATTTAATAAATCAGCGACACTTGATATCGAATCAAAATTGATTCAATACATTTCCTCTGAAGGTACTTATGAATTACATAACGGAAATCACGGATTAATTAATCATAATTATTACCAACAAGACTTATATAAAAACCTATTCAAAGATATTTGGGGCAAACTAATAGAGAATAAAATTGTCAGCAAATCTTTAGAAGAAATTGAAAACACAGAACTATTTAAATATTCTCCATACAAATCACTTAATGAAGACCAATATAATTCTGTATTAGAAATTATTGAAGCTCTAACAAAGAAAAAATCTAGTAAAATTTTCATTAAAGGAAGTGCAGGAACAGGAAAAACAATTCTCGCCACCTATTTAATAAAACTCCTTGGCTCTGATATTTCTGACACTAATATGGATGATTTTAGTGATAATGAAATTCAAGAAATAAATCTATTACGAGCATATAAAATCAAGTACCCAAAAGCAGAAATTGGGTTTGTTGTCGCAATGAGTTCTTTACGAAAGACTTTGCAAAATGTATTTAGGAAAATACCAGAATTAAAATCATCAATGATAATTAGTCCTTCAGATACTTTCAGGAAAAAGTACGATTTACTAATTATTGATGAAGCTCATCGTCTAAGACAATATAAAAATATTGGATGGATGGGGGTTTTCAAGAAAAATAATCAAAAACTGGGTCTAGATAATACTGGGACTGAATTAGATTGGATAATTGCAAATAGTACAAATCAAATATTCTTTTACGATTCAGCACAATCAGTTAAACCATCTGATATTCCTTCTTCTCATTTTGATAAATTATTAAATGAACCTAATACCATTGAAATAGAACTTAAATCTCAAATGCGTTCTAATGGTGGTAATGATTACATCACATTTGTAGACGATTTGCTAAATATTAAACGAGAAAACAAAAGTTTTTATACTCCTGAGAAATATGATATAGTTGTTTTTGACTCTATGAAAGATATGTATGAGCAATTATCAATCAAAGAAGAAAAATATGGTTTATGTAGATTAGTTGCAGGATATTCTTGGCCTTGGTTATCAGACCCAAAGAAAAAGACTGATCAAGACCTTAACGCAATTGATATTGCAATTGATGGTGTTGAATTACAATGGAACAAAACCGATAAGGATTGGATAAATTCAGAAGATTCTTTCAGACAAGTTGGTTGTATTCATACAACCCAAGGATATGATTTAAATTATACGGGAGTTATTTTCGGAGAAGAAATTTCGTTTAATAAATCCACTAGAGTAATCGAAATAGATAAAGCAAAGTACTTTGATAAAAATGGAAAAAGAGGATTAGACAACATTGAAGAACTTAAAGCTTATATAATCAATATTTACAAAACGATAATGTTTAGAGGTATTAAAGGAGTTTATATTTATGCTTGTGACAAGGATCTAAGAGAATACTTTAAAGAACATATTTCCTCCTACAAATCTGAAAGTAAATTAAGAACTTTACCTTTTATAGATGTTAAACCTTTTGTAAATGCAGTTCCTATATTTGACATATATGCTGCTGCTGGCGGATTTAGTGAATTACAAATTCAGACTGAATATGAAAATTATGACTGGGTAGAATTGCCTATTAACATATCTGCAAGAAAAGACTATTTTGTTTGCCAAATTATTGGCGAATCAATGAATAAAAAGATCGAAAATGGTTCTTGGTGTTTATTCAAAAAAGACCCAGGTGGAAGTAGAGAAGGTAAAATTGTACTAGTTGAACATTATAACATTCAAGATGCTGATTTTGGTTCTGGCTTGACAATTAAATCATATCATAGTGTAAAAAGTATATCAGAAGAAAGTTGGTCTCATAAATCAATTACATTAAAGCCTCTATCATTTGATTCTACGTTTGAAGATATAGTATTAGATGGAAACGAAATAAGCGAACTAAAAGTTATTGGTGAATTTGTTACAATACTAGACATTTGA
- a CDS encoding DEAD/DEAH box helicase, whose amino-acid sequence MPNLVNVAYHQTGNSKSTNEYGMREMQERAFEYSDAQYILLKSPPASGKSRALMFLGLDKLINQGIKKVIVAVPERSIGSSFAVTDLKTYGFFANWSPKEAYNLCTPGSDGSKSKVTAFHNFMNNDEQILICTHATLRFACEGLDETKFNNTLLAIDEFHHVSVSADNKLGEILKNIINTSTAHIVAMTGSYFRGDSVPILMPEDEAKFTKVTYNYYEQLNGYNYLKTLGIGYHFYQGKYTSAIMEVLDTDKKTILHIPNVNSGESTKDKENEVNFIIDAIGDVVKQDEATGVIFVKRKSDGKILKIADLVEDTSKEREKIQNYLRVSDAVDAIDIIIALGMAKEGFDWPYCEHALTVGYRGSLTEVIQIIGRATRDSTNKTHAQFTNLIAQPDAQDDEVKLSVNNMLKAITASLLMEQVLAPNWTFKTKHDIDDGTKAKPGEIRIRGLKEPTSQRVKDIIEADLTDLKADIFQDKEMLKAMPDESLDPKVINKSLIPKVIRMKYPDLTEEQVEEVRQYVVADSVIKNGTIKEVADKRFIRMAGSFVDIDDLHIDLIDSVNPFQEAFEVLSKSVSSKTLKVIQDTIEATRIKMDFEEAKILWPKINEFVKTHNRQPNINSVIGSEKRLAECIIYLKAEKQKRAAQNNG is encoded by the coding sequence ATGCCAAATTTAGTAAACGTAGCATACCACCAAACAGGAAATAGTAAAAGTACCAATGAGTACGGAATGCGAGAAATGCAAGAACGTGCCTTTGAGTATAGTGATGCGCAGTATATACTATTAAAATCGCCACCAGCATCTGGTAAATCAAGAGCATTAATGTTTTTGGGTTTAGACAAACTCATCAATCAAGGTATTAAAAAAGTAATTGTTGCGGTGCCAGAGCGTTCTATTGGTAGTTCATTTGCTGTAACAGATTTAAAAACCTATGGTTTTTTTGCTAATTGGTCTCCAAAAGAAGCATACAATTTATGTACACCAGGTAGTGATGGCAGTAAAAGTAAAGTAACTGCTTTTCATAATTTTATGAATAATGACGAGCAAATTTTAATCTGTACACACGCTACATTGCGCTTTGCTTGTGAAGGTTTAGACGAAACGAAGTTTAATAATACCTTATTGGCAATAGATGAATTTCATCATGTTTCTGTTTCCGCAGATAACAAGTTAGGAGAAATTTTAAAAAATATCATCAATACATCTACGGCACATATTGTTGCCATGACAGGTTCTTATTTTAGAGGAGATTCCGTACCAATTTTAATGCCAGAAGATGAAGCGAAGTTTACAAAAGTTACGTACAATTATTACGAACAATTAAATGGTTATAATTATCTAAAAACATTAGGTATTGGGTATCATTTTTATCAAGGTAAATATACTTCTGCCATCATGGAAGTGTTAGATACCGATAAAAAAACAATATTACACATACCAAATGTAAACTCAGGAGAATCTACCAAAGACAAAGAAAACGAAGTCAATTTTATAATTGATGCCATTGGCGATGTGGTAAAGCAAGATGAAGCAACAGGCGTTATTTTTGTAAAAAGAAAGTCTGATGGTAAAATCTTAAAAATTGCCGATTTAGTAGAAGACACCTCAAAAGAAAGAGAAAAAATACAAAACTACTTACGTGTAAGTGATGCGGTAGATGCTATAGACATCATTATTGCTTTAGGAATGGCAAAAGAAGGTTTTGATTGGCCGTATTGCGAACATGCACTTACGGTAGGTTATAGAGGTTCGTTAACAGAAGTCATTCAAATTATTGGTAGAGCAACAAGAGATAGTACTAATAAAACACACGCACAGTTTACCAACTTAATCGCACAACCAGATGCACAAGATGATGAGGTAAAACTTTCTGTAAATAACATGCTAAAAGCAATAACAGCATCTTTATTAATGGAGCAAGTTTTAGCACCAAATTGGACCTTTAAAACCAAACATGATATTGATGATGGTACAAAGGCAAAGCCAGGAGAGATACGAATTAGAGGTTTAAAAGAACCTACTTCTCAACGTGTAAAAGATATTATTGAAGCAGATTTAACCGATTTAAAAGCAGATATATTTCAAGATAAGGAAATGCTAAAAGCAATGCCAGATGAATCTTTAGATCCTAAGGTAATAAACAAGTCGTTAATACCAAAGGTAATAAGAATGAAGTACCCAGACCTTACAGAAGAGCAAGTAGAAGAAGTTAGGCAATATGTGGTAGCAGATTCAGTCATTAAAAACGGAACAATTAAAGAAGTAGCCGACAAAAGATTTATAAGAATGGCAGGTTCCTTTGTAGATATAGACGATCTTCATATCGATTTAATAGACAGTGTAAATCCGTTTCAAGAAGCATTTGAAGTATTGTCTAAATCAGTATCATCTAAAACTTTAAAAGTAATACAAGATACTATTGAAGCTACTCGTATAAAAATGGATTTTGAAGAAGCAAAAATATTGTGGCCTAAAATTAATGAGTTTGTAAAAACACACAATCGCCAGCCAAATATAAATTCTGTAATAGGTTCAGAAAAAAGACTGGCAGAATGTATTATTTATTTAAAAGCAGAAAAACAAAAAAGAGCAGCACAAAACAATGGATAA
- a CDS encoding GIY-YIG nuclease family protein — protein MDKERILDEIFSDDPLGLLVVKPVRTAVRTSDERLASSFDAINDFFDKNKREPKPDLSNISEYQLYATLKGLRENNEKSLALEPQDKYGLLPTEQKEINSIDDIFNDDALDIFSDDAEGLFDFKHTPKDFKRAETDFVGKRVPCKNFKDYEDLFKEVQSDLNLGKRKLVDFKEKNLRIGNYYVHNGILFLLESINYTKKEHYRKDGTRVREDGRTRCIFENGTESNILKRSVEKNLYANGSVVTENMDHISEEFIEKFSDITEKDKEAGYIYVLKSESKKEEIATIQNLYKIGYSTNSVEERIKNAEKEVTYLMAAVKIESSWKCYNMNAQKFEKLIHKFFGNSCLEVDVFDEKGRRHTPREWFIVPLEAIEQAIALIITEKIMEYKYDAENQIVVVR, from the coding sequence ATGGATAAGGAACGTATTTTAGACGAAATATTTAGCGACGATCCGTTAGGTTTATTGGTTGTAAAGCCTGTAAGAACTGCGGTTCGTACTTCTGATGAAAGATTAGCGTCTTCTTTTGATGCCATCAATGATTTTTTTGATAAAAATAAAAGAGAACCAAAACCAGATTTGTCAAATATTTCTGAGTATCAATTGTACGCAACTTTAAAAGGATTGCGAGAAAATAATGAGAAAAGTTTAGCTTTAGAGCCACAAGATAAATATGGCTTATTACCTACGGAACAAAAAGAGATTAACTCTATTGATGATATTTTTAATGATGATGCTTTAGATATTTTTAGTGATGATGCCGAAGGTTTATTTGATTTTAAACACACACCAAAAGACTTTAAAAGAGCAGAAACAGATTTTGTTGGTAAAAGAGTTCCTTGTAAAAATTTTAAAGATTATGAGGATTTGTTTAAAGAAGTTCAAAGTGATTTGAATTTAGGCAAACGCAAATTAGTAGACTTTAAAGAGAAGAATTTAAGAATCGGGAATTACTATGTTCACAATGGCATCTTATTTTTATTAGAAAGCATCAATTATACTAAAAAAGAGCATTACAGAAAAGATGGAACAAGAGTTAGAGAAGACGGAAGAACGAGGTGTATTTTCGAAAATGGTACTGAATCTAATATTCTAAAACGCTCTGTAGAAAAAAATTTATACGCTAACGGAAGCGTTGTTACAGAAAATATGGATCATATTTCGGAAGAGTTTATAGAAAAATTTAGTGATATTACAGAAAAGGACAAAGAAGCAGGTTATATCTATGTTTTAAAATCTGAAAGTAAAAAAGAAGAAATAGCAACTATACAGAATTTATATAAAATAGGGTATTCTACAAACTCAGTAGAAGAACGTATTAAAAATGCAGAAAAAGAAGTCACCTATTTAATGGCAGCTGTAAAAATAGAATCTTCTTGGAAATGCTATAATATGAACGCTCAAAAGTTTGAGAAACTAATTCATAAATTCTTCGGGAACTCTTGCTTAGAAGTAGATGTGTTTGATGAAAAAGGAAGAAGACACACGCCTAGAGAATGGTTTATAGTGCCCTTAGAAGCGATAGAGCAAGCAATAGCGCTAATTATAACCGAAAAAATAATGGAGTATAAATACGATGCAGAAAATCAAATAGTGGTTGTTCGGTAG
- a CDS encoding DUF2007 domain-containing protein, translated as MSEDYTKVFTDNAILVNRLHFLLNEASIKSRISDRVESARLGGFGVPTNSVELFVLNNDLEKAQSIIDLFKAEINL; from the coding sequence ATGTCAGAAGATTATACTAAAGTATTTACTGATAACGCTATATTAGTAAACAGATTACATTTCTTATTAAATGAAGCATCTATTAAATCTAGAATATCAGACCGAGTAGAATCGGCAAGATTGGGAGGTTTTGGTGTACCTACAAATTCTGTAGAATTATTTGTATTAAATAACGACCTAGAAAAAGCGCAATCTATCATCGATTTATTTAAGGCAGAAATAAATTTATAA
- a CDS encoding SsrA-binding protein: protein MKKQVFKTLAKINKLILPSFTKKGLDISKASKLQLAIIGWRAFITKNALT, encoded by the coding sequence ATGAAAAAACAAGTTTTTAAAACACTTGCAAAGATTAATAAATTAATTTTACCTTCCTTTACAAAGAAAGGATTGGATATTTCTAAAGCCTCTAAACTTCAACTAGCAATTATTGGGTGGAGAGCTTTTATAACTAAAAATGCATTAACCTAA
- a CDS encoding calcium/sodium antiporter has protein sequence MSIFYVIIGLILLVVGGEFLVRSSIGLSFKLNISKMVIGMTVVSFATSAPELLVSLQAALDGSPAIALNNVIGSNIANIGLVLGITAIIGPIAVSKDFYKLNWPVMMLFSLVLYYFLWNDSVLTQLEGIILLVGLAVFLFVLIRSARKEDVVVEEVDDALASIGYGKIFGWLLIGGVALYFGSEFLVNGAKDIAQNMGVSEGVISITMIAIGTSVPELAASVIAAMKGEKAISLGNLIGSNIFNIASVLGLTAIIKEIPVTEAQILSRDIFWMLGFAAILLLLVFLPKKFVLSRFKGVFLFLGYALFIYMVL, from the coding sequence ATGAGTATTTTTTATGTAATTATTGGATTAATACTGTTAGTTGTAGGTGGTGAGTTTTTGGTAAGATCTTCTATAGGGTTGTCTTTTAAACTGAACATCTCTAAAATGGTTATTGGTATGACAGTGGTTTCTTTTGCTACTTCTGCACCAGAGTTATTAGTTAGTTTACAGGCTGCTTTAGATGGTTCACCAGCCATAGCGTTAAATAACGTTATTGGTTCTAATATTGCTAATATTGGGTTGGTTTTAGGTATTACGGCTATTATTGGACCTATTGCGGTGAGTAAAGACTTTTATAAGCTTAATTGGCCTGTAATGATGTTGTTCTCTTTGGTTTTGTATTACTTTTTATGGAACGATAGTGTTTTAACACAGTTAGAAGGTATTATTCTTTTAGTTGGGTTGGCTGTTTTTCTATTTGTATTGATAAGAAGTGCAAGAAAAGAAGATGTGGTTGTAGAAGAGGTAGACGATGCTTTGGCTTCTATAGGTTATGGTAAAATATTTGGTTGGCTGTTAATTGGTGGAGTTGCTTTGTATTTTGGATCGGAATTTTTAGTGAACGGCGCAAAAGATATTGCACAAAATATGGGAGTTAGTGAAGGTGTAATTTCTATAACTATGATTGCAATTGGAACGAGTGTACCCGAGTTAGCTGCTTCTGTTATTGCAGCCATGAAGGGAGAGAAAGCAATTTCTTTAGGGAACTTAATTGGTTCTAATATTTTTAATATAGCTTCTGTGTTAGGTTTAACAGCTATTATTAAAGAAATACCGGTTACAGAAGCTCAAATTTTATCTAGAGATATTTTTTGGATGTTAGGCTTTGCTGCTATTTTATTATTGTTAGTATTTTTGCCTAAGAAGTTTGTTTTAAGCAGGTTTAAAGGTGTCTTTTTGTTTTTAGGATATGCATTGTTTATTTATATGGTGCTTTAA
- a CDS encoding SelT/SelW/SelH family protein: MKNTIKIAYCTQCGWLLRASYMSQELLTTFTDEITELTLQPSTGGIFNITANDQLVWSRKEENGFPEITELKRRIRDVIAPERNLGHIDRKKTPTN; encoded by the coding sequence ATGAAAAACACTATAAAAATAGCATACTGCACACAATGTGGCTGGTTATTACGCGCCTCTTATATGAGTCAAGAATTATTAACCACTTTTACAGATGAAATTACAGAACTCACCTTACAACCAAGTACCGGAGGTATTTTTAACATTACCGCAAATGACCAATTGGTTTGGTCACGTAAAGAAGAAAATGGATTTCCAGAAATTACAGAATTAAAAAGACGTATTAGAGACGTTATCGCTCCAGAAAGAAACCTAGGTCATATAGACAGAAAAAAAACGCCAACAAATTAA
- a CDS encoding glutamine synthetase beta-grasp domain-containing protein, giving the protein MAKIKLEYIWLDGYYPTQNMRSKTKVEEHEDFKGTVEELGLWSFDGSSTKQASGGASDCILKPVAIYPDPNRINGYLVMNEVMNADGTPHESNARATIEDDDNDFWFGFEQEYFIMNTSTGLPLGFPRGGYPAPQGQYYCSVGGLYTHGRDIVEEHADLCIDAGLNFEGINQEVASGQWEYQLFAKGAKKAGDEIWISRYLLDRLTEGKGMYIEYHPKPLGDTDWNGSGMHANFSNSILRECGSKDKYIEICEAFRPVVKEHIEIYGEFNDQRLTGKHETAAITDFSWGVSDRGASIRIPIIVVEKGYKGWLEDRRPSSNADPYKVAARIIKTVKPVK; this is encoded by the coding sequence ATGGCAAAAATTAAATTAGAATACATTTGGTTAGATGGTTATTATCCAACTCAGAACATGAGAAGTAAAACCAAAGTTGAGGAGCATGAAGATTTTAAAGGAACAGTTGAAGAATTGGGACTTTGGTCTTTTGACGGTTCATCTACAAAACAAGCTTCTGGAGGAGCATCTGACTGTATTTTAAAACCTGTTGCTATTTATCCAGATCCAAATCGTATTAACGGTTATTTGGTAATGAATGAAGTAATGAATGCAGACGGAACTCCACACGAATCTAATGCACGTGCTACTATTGAAGATGATGATAACGATTTCTGGTTCGGTTTTGAACAAGAATACTTTATTATGAATACAAGTACAGGATTGCCTTTAGGATTTCCAAGAGGTGGTTACCCTGCTCCACAAGGACAGTACTACTGTTCTGTAGGAGGTTTATATACACATGGTCGTGATATCGTTGAAGAGCATGCTGATTTATGTATTGATGCTGGTTTAAACTTTGAAGGAATTAACCAAGAGGTTGCTTCTGGACAATGGGAGTACCAATTATTTGCAAAAGGAGCAAAGAAAGCTGGAGATGAAATCTGGATATCTAGATATTTATTAGATCGTTTAACTGAAGGAAAAGGGATGTACATTGAGTACCACCCAAAACCATTAGGAGATACTGATTGGAATGGATCTGGAATGCACGCTAACTTCTCTAACTCTATTTTAAGAGAATGTGGTTCTAAAGATAAATATATCGAAATATGTGAAGCTTTCCGCCCAGTAGTAAAAGAACACATTGAAATTTATGGTGAGTTTAACGACCAACGTTTAACTGGTAAGCATGAAACTGCTGCAATTACTGACTTCTCTTGGGGAGTTTCAGACAGAGGAGCATCAATTCGTATTCCAATTATCGTTGTAGAAAAAGGATATAAAGGATGGTTAGAAGACCGTCGTCCATCTTCAAACGCAGATCCATATAAAGTAGCTGCAAGAATTATTAAAACTGTAAAACCAGTTAAATAA
- a CDS encoding glutamine synthetase III: MSRIRFNALQETLRRSPIKVVQNEKRSTLFGRNVFNKHAMQQYLTRAAYESVMNAIDHGTKIDRKIADQVAVSMKDWAMSKGATHYTHWFQPLTGATAEKHDAFFESINGSLAMEKFDGEQLVQQEPDASSFPNGGIRNMFEARGYTAWDPTSPAFIYETTLCIPTIFVAYTGEALDNKTPLLRALQAIDTHATAVCKYFDKNANKVSATLGWEQEFFLIDEALVLARQDIQFTGRTLLGHSPAKGQQLDDHYFGTIPARAMSFMQDLEQECMLLGIPVKTRHNEVAPNQFEIAPIYEEANLAVDHNSLIMDVMQKISRRHHFKVLLHEKPFAGINGSGKHNNWSLSTGNGTNLLSPGKTPMKNLQFLTFFINTIKAVYHYEELLRASIASASNEYRLGANEAPPAIISVFIGSQLSAVLDELENVTKGKLSPQEKTDLKLNIIGKIPEILLDNTDRNRTSPFAFTGNKFEFRAVGSLANCAIPMTVLNTIVAKQLKEFKIEVDALIEEKDLKKDEAVFNILREYIKDSKAIRFDGDSYGEAWEKEAKKRGLTNYKTTPEALKAKVSEKTISLFEEMEVMSKVELEARYEIDLESYAKKVQIEGRVLADIARNQVVPTAIIYQNTLLENTKNLKEIFGDEYKIIAKEQIELIMLISKHITNINALVVKMEAEKVKVNKYSGFKLATHYSNKIKPFFTDIRYHCDQLEALVDDNLWPLTKYRELLFTK; the protein is encoded by the coding sequence ATGTCAAGGATTAGATTTAATGCATTACAAGAAACACTACGTAGAAGTCCTATAAAAGTAGTTCAGAATGAAAAAAGATCAACTCTTTTTGGTAGAAATGTGTTTAATAAACATGCTATGCAACAGTATCTTACACGTGCTGCATACGAAAGTGTAATGAATGCAATTGATCATGGAACCAAAATAGATAGAAAAATTGCAGACCAAGTTGCGGTAAGTATGAAAGACTGGGCAATGTCTAAAGGTGCTACGCATTATACACATTGGTTTCAGCCACTTACGGGAGCAACGGCAGAAAAACACGATGCTTTTTTTGAATCTATAAATGGTAGCCTTGCTATGGAAAAATTTGATGGAGAACAATTGGTTCAGCAAGAGCCAGATGCATCTAGTTTTCCTAACGGAGGAATCAGGAATATGTTTGAAGCAAGAGGTTATACCGCTTGGGACCCAACTTCTCCTGCTTTTATTTATGAAACTACCCTTTGTATTCCAACAATTTTTGTTGCTTATACTGGAGAGGCTTTAGATAATAAGACGCCTTTATTAAGAGCGTTACAAGCTATAGATACACATGCTACTGCTGTTTGTAAGTATTTTGATAAGAATGCAAATAAAGTAAGTGCAACCCTTGGTTGGGAACAAGAATTTTTTTTAATTGATGAAGCTTTAGTGCTTGCTAGGCAAGATATACAGTTTACTGGTAGAACATTATTAGGGCATTCACCAGCGAAAGGGCAACAACTTGATGATCATTATTTTGGAACCATTCCTGCAAGGGCTATGAGTTTTATGCAAGATCTAGAGCAAGAGTGTATGTTGTTAGGTATTCCGGTAAAAACAAGGCATAATGAAGTTGCGCCAAATCAGTTTGAGATTGCACCAATTTACGAAGAAGCTAATTTAGCGGTAGATCATAATTCATTAATAATGGATGTGATGCAAAAAATATCTAGAAGACATCACTTTAAAGTGTTGTTGCATGAAAAGCCATTTGCAGGTATTAACGGGTCTGGGAAGCATAACAATTGGTCTTTGTCTACTGGTAACGGAACTAATTTATTAAGTCCGGGTAAAACCCCTATGAAGAACTTGCAGTTTCTTACTTTTTTTATCAATACAATTAAAGCGGTATATCATTATGAAGAATTGTTGAGAGCTTCTATTGCTTCTGCAAGTAATGAATATCGATTAGGTGCTAATGAAGCTCCGCCTGCAATTATCTCTGTGTTTATTGGTAGTCAACTATCTGCAGTTTTAGATGAATTAGAAAATGTAACTAAAGGGAAGCTTTCTCCGCAAGAAAAAACCGATTTAAAGTTAAATATTATAGGTAAAATTCCTGAAATTTTATTAGATAATACCGATCGAAATAGAACTTCTCCGTTTGCATTTACGGGAAATAAATTTGAGTTTAGAGCTGTTGGTTCTTTGGCAAATTGTGCCATACCAATGACCGTTTTAAATACAATTGTTGCAAAGCAATTAAAAGAATTTAAGATTGAGGTAGATGCTTTAATAGAAGAAAAGGATCTTAAAAAAGATGAAGCTGTTTTTAATATTCTAAGAGAATATATTAAAGATTCTAAGGCAATTCGTTTTGATGGAGATAGTTATGGTGAAGCTTGGGAAAAGGAAGCTAAAAAAAGAGGCTTAACTAATTATAAAACAACTCCGGAAGCTTTAAAAGCAAAAGTTTCTGAGAAAACAATTTCTTTATTTGAAGAAATGGAAGTAATGAGTAAAGTAGAATTAGAAGCTCGTTATGAAATAGATTTAGAATCATACGCCAAAAAGGTGCAAATAGAAGGGCGTGTTTTGGCAGATATTGCAAGAAATCAAGTAGTGCCTACTGCAATAATTTATCAGAACACTTTGTTGGAGAATACTAAGAATTTAAAAGAAATTTTTGGTGATGAATATAAAATTATTGCCAAAGAGCAAATAGAATTAATTATGCTAATTTCTAAACATATTACAAATATTAATGCTTTGGTAGTTAAAATGGAAGCAGAAAAAGTGAAAGTAAATAAATATTCTGGTTTTAAATTAGCAACGCATTATAGTAATAAAATAAAACCTTTTTTTACAGATATTAGGTATCATTGTGATCAATTAGAAGCCTTGGTTGATGATAATTTATGGCCACTTACTAAATATAGGGAGTTGTTATTTACTAAATAA